The window GGAAATCTTCGCCCGGCATCTGCCGGCTGACAAGATGCCAAGAGAATGTTACGTCTGCGGTCCGACACCCATGATCGAAGTGGCGGAGCGCGCCCTATCGCGCCAGGGCGTGCCCCTCGGCCGAATTCACTCAGAGCTGTTCGACCTCGTTTAAGAAGGGGATTTCAAATCGTGCGCCTTCTTCTCGCCAGAGCCCTGGCCCTGCTCAGCTCCCTTCTCCTTTTCCTGCTGGCGGCGCTCTTCGCCTGGCTGCTGAACCGGCCGTGAAAAACTGATCCCCGGGCCGCCTCAGGGGAGCTCAAAACGGAAATCCGACGGGCGTACGGTAAGCACGTCGCACGGCGCATGGAGCAATACGTGTTCGGCCACGCTTCCTAGGAGGATGTAGGGCAGCCCCGAGCGCCCCTCGGTTCCCGTCGCGACGAGCTCCGCCTTCAGCTCTCCTGCCATTTGTGAAATCAGCATGGAAGGATGACCGTGTCGGAAATGCCGCTCGATCTGCCGGCCGGCCAGATCGATTCCCTGGAGAAACTCATCCATTTTCGTCTCTGCATGACCCCGGGACATTTGATGGTATCGAGCCAAGGCGTCTTCTCCACCTCCGGCCAGTGCAAGGCGTCCCTGCCCCCAGAGCTCATAAACGTGCAGCAGGTCGATTCGGGCTCCGGGGGCCAGAGCCAGGGTTGTGAGAAGCGCCCGCTGCGAACCTTCGGAAAAGTCCGTTGCCACCAGCACCCTTTCGTAAGCTCCGACGGGCGGTTTCCTGACCGTCAGCACGGGGAATTCCCCCTTGCGCACCACCTTTTCGGGCGTGGTGCCGAGGAATCGGTCCCGGATGGAATGACTGCCATGCGCAGCCATGACGACCAGCTCGGCCGACACCTGGCGGGCATGGCGGATGATGACGACAAAATCCTTGCCGACCTCGACCCCGCAATGCAATGGGATATCCTGCCCCACCGTCTTCTCCGCCTGGCGCTGCAGCCGTTCCTCGGCCTCCCGTGTCGCTTCCCGGAAAAGCCTTTCGTCCCCGGACCCTTCCGGCAGGCTCAGGCTGGAGCTGTTCTCCAGGACGTGCAGCAGCTCCAGGCGAGCACCGTGTTCGCGGGCGATGAAGGCCGCCCGCCGGAGGGCGATCTCCGAATTCGCAGAAAGATCGCTGGCGGCCAAAATGACTTCAGGACGAGCCATGGCGAAAACTCCTTTCTTCGGAGTTGGCCTTCTTCAGACACTCCCGGATCGCGTCCGGATGCCCAAGGACCAGAAGGATATCATGTGGCCGGAGAGTCTCTTCGGGTGACGGCGAGAGGATCCTCTCCTCTCCGCGTTGCAGTCCGATGACGGAGATCCCGTGCCGATGGCGAAAATCCAGTTCGGTCAGGGTCTTTCCCGACCAGCTGGATCCGCTATCCAGGGGGATTTCCGCCACATGGAATTTTTGTTTTTCCTCTGCCTCAGCTTCCACCTCCTCCAGGAGCCTTCGCGCCATTTTCAGCCCCTCTTCGGTCCCGAGCAGCACCAGCCTATCGCCGGGGAGTAGGAGAAAATCGGAACCCGGATCGAAATGGCTGCGTCCGGCCCGGTCCACCGCCACCACCGAAGCCCCGGTCCGGGATCGCAGGGACAGATCACCGATCTTTTTTCCGCTGGCCAACGAATCCGGTCTGAGTTTGACCTCTTCCAGGGTCACCGGCCACGGTGTCAGTTCGGTGAATTCCTCCCGGGAGTCGGTCAGGTAATCGACCGCCTGTTCCGCCGCGTCGACAAAGGGCCAGAGCACTTTGTTGGCTCCGGCCTGGCGGTAGGTCTCCGCCTCGCTCCGGTTGTGTGCCGTCAAAACGATTTTCCCCGGATATCCTTTTTCCCGCAGGGCGTGAAGCAGAGAGAGGTTGGGCTCGCGCCCCGGGATGGCGTTGACCACCCAGCGGGAATGCCGGAAGGGAAGGTGCTCCAGGATTTCCGGATCTTCGACTGCCCCGTAGCGGACGGAAATCCCTTTCGCGGGTTCGGCGGACACGACCTCGGGATCGAAATCGACGGCCAGCACCCGCTTTCCCCGACGGACCAGGTTCTCGGCGATATTGCGCCCATAGCGGCCCAGGCCGAAGAGAATGACGTCGACCTTCTCCGGCTCCCCGCCGCTTTCCTCCTCGGCCTCCCGATAAGGAACTCTGCGTTCGAAGATCCCGAGGAAAGGCGAGATCCGCTGGTAGATGGGATGGGAGTAAAGAATCAGATACGTGGACAGGCCGATGGTGATGAGGCCGACGAGCGTGATCAGCCCCAGGGTTTCCCGGTCGATATGTCCAAGGCTGACGCCCAGGGCGCCCAGGATCAGCGAGAACTCGCTGATCTGGGCCACGGTCAGCCCGGCCAGGAACCCGGTCCGCTTCCGGTATCCCATGAAGCCCATGATCGCCATGACGATCAGGGGGTTGCCGATCAGAACGAAGGCTGAGAAGATGAGAGCCGGTACGACCTGGGCTTCCAGCATGGAAAGATCGAGCTGCGCTCCCAGGCCGATGAAGAAGAAGAGCAGCAGGAAGTCGCGCAGGCTGACCAGCCGCGAGGCGATCGTCTCCCGGAACGCCGTTGAGGCCAGGGAGACGCCCGCCAGAAACGCGCCGACCTCCTTGCTGAAATCGAGGAAATCTCCGACGGCGGCAAGGAATATCGCCCAGGCGATGGCGAAGAGAAGGAGCAGTTCCTGGGTGCGGGCCAGATGAGGGAGGAGGTACGGCAGTACGAATCGCATCAGCAGAGCCACGCCGCCGATCAGGAAGGCGCCTTTCAGCAGGACCAGAAGGCCGTCTATCCAGAGATGTCCCGTCGCTTCCCCGGCTCCCAGGGCCGTCAGGCCGATCATCGCCAGGATGACGGCGATGTCCTGGACGATGAGGAATCCGACCGCGATGCGCCCGTGCAGGGCATCGATCTCGCGCTTGTCGGAGAGAAGCTTGACGATGATGATGGTGCTGGAAAAAGTCAGGGCGACGGCCACATACAGGGCGCCGACGATGGAAAACCCCAGTGCCTGAGCAATGAAGAAGCCGAAGAGGGAGGTAAAGGCGACCTGCCCCAGCCCCGTTGCCATGGCCACCGGGCCCATGGTGCGGATCAGGTGAAGATCGAGCTTGAGGCCGACGACGAACAGGAGAATGGCGATGCCGATCTCGGCCAGCAACCCCAGCCGTTCGTCGATCCCCACAAGGTCCAGCCCCGAAGGTCCCACAAGGATGCCGACGGCGATGAAGGCCACAATGAGCGGTTGGCGAAATTTCAGGGCCAATGCCCCCAGGAACGCGCTGGCGGCGAGGATCAAGGCGGTCTCATAGAAGAGATTCTCCAGAAGCATGATCAGAATTCCCGGGATGTTTCTTTCGGATATTTTGACCGGGTGGGAGGGATCCCACTTTATCCAGCCCGCCCTGAGACGATCTGTTGGATTATAACAAACGGGAGAAGGGCGGCTCAGCGAAAGGGTCCTTCTTGTACCCCACCTTTAACTTGATACACTTCAATTGTCGGATTCGCAGTCGGATAACGTTACAGATTCTCAGTGGTTAACGAAGAGGAAGGTAATCCTTGGCCGATCCCATCCTGAAGACGGGGCGGAACTGCTGGCGCATCGAGCCGAGCCGGCGGGCCGCTTTCCTGATCGATGGAGAGGCGTATTATTCTGCCTTTGCCGCGGCCGTGGAACGAGCCCGCAGACAGGTGCTCATTCTCGGCTGGGACATCGACAGCCGCGTCCGCCTCTTCAGGGATGACCTGCAGCACCGGCTTCCCGGCGACCTGGGAAGCTTTCTGAAGGAAGCGGTGTCCCGGCGCAGGAGCCTCCATATCCATATTCTCGACTGGGACTTCGCCATGCTGTACGCCCTGGAGCGGGAGATGCTGCCGATCTTCAAGTTCGGCTGGGGGACTCATCGCCGCCTGCACTTCGAACTCGACGGCCGGCATCCGGTGGGGGCGTCCCACCATCAGAAGATTGTGGTGGTCGACGACAAGGTCGCCTTTGCCGGCGGCATGGACCTGGCCAGCGGCCGCTGGGACACTCCCGAACACGATCCCACAAATCCCCGCCGCCGCGACAACGGCAAACCCTACCTCCCCCATCACGATGTCCAACTGATGGTGGACGGTCCGGCGGCGGCGGCCCTGGGGGAACTCGCCCGGCAGCGGTGGCAAAGAGCCACCGGCAAAAAGCTGAGACCGCCCCGGTCCGGCCCGAGCGATCCATGGCCGCCCGACATCGGCCCGGATATGCAGCAGGTGTCCGTCGGCATCGCCCGCACCGAACCGCCCCACAACGGGCGGCCCGGCGTCCGTGAAATCAAGAATTTCCATCGGGACGCCATCGCCGCCGCCCGTTCCGTGATCTACATCGAAAACCAGTATCTGACCTCGGCGGCGGCAGGAGACGCCCTGGCAGAGCGCCTCGGGGAGGAAAACGGTCCGGAGGTGATCGCCGTCGTCCCCCGTGAATGCTCGGGCTGGCTCGAAGAGAGCTCCATGGGGGTGATACGGGCCCGGCTCCTGCGGCGCCTGCAGGCTGCGGACCTCCATGGCCGGCTCAGGATCTGTTATCCCGTTTTCAAGGGGACTGATATATACATCCACTCCAAAGTCCTGGTGGTGGACGACACCCTGCTGCGAATCGGATCCTCCAACCTCAACAACCGCTCCATGGGTCTGGACAGCGAGTGCGACCTGATCATGGAAGCCGGCGGCAATGCGGAACATCGGCAGGAGATCGCTCGGTTGAGGAACCGGCTGCTGGCGGAACACCTGGGGCTCTCCTCCGGACAGGTGGCCGAAATGATCGCCGAAAAAGGCTCCGTGAGAGAAGCCATAGACGCTTTGCAGGGATCCGAGCGAAACCTGGAACCCCTCGTCGTCGAAGAGGAAGACCTGTTGGAGGAACTCATACCCGGAGCGACACTTCTCGATCCGGAACGACCCGTCAAGTTTGAGGAGCTGATAAAAGACATGGTGCCCAAAGAAGAGCCGGAATCGCCCGAAAAAGATGGCAAGCCCCGAATGTACCTGCTGCCCGGAGCGATCATCCTGGCCCTGGCGCTGACTGCCGCCTGGCGGCTGACTCCCCTGAGCGAATGGCTGGATTTTCGGACACTCACCGAATGGGGGCAGACGATCGGCGACAGCGTATACGCGCCTCTGCTGGTGATAGCGGCCTTCACGATCGGCGGACTGGTCATGTTCCCGGTTACCGTGCTGATCCTCGTTACCGCCCTCGTCTTCGGCCCCGTCATCGCGTTTATCTATTCACTCGTCGGCAGCGCCTGCAGTGGAGCTCTCACTTTCGGCCTGGGCCGGATACTGGGCCGGGAGACCGTTCGCAAGCTCTCCAAGGGTCGTCTGAACCGCCTGAGCCGGCTTCTTTCCCGCCGGGGCCTGCTCGCCGTCACGGCCGTTCGGATCATCCCCATCGCCCCCTTTACCGTGGTCAATCTCGTCGCCGGTGCTACCCATATCCGGTTTCGCGACTTCTTCCTGGGCACCCTGTTGGGAATGACTCCGGGCATTCTGGCCATTACCATCTTCGAAAAAGGGCTGGAGAGCGCCATACGGGAGCCCCAGGCCAAGAATTTCATCCTCCTCCTGGTCATTCTGCTGTCGATCTGGGTGGGGATCTGGCTGCTGCGGCGCTGGATAAGCGCCAAGGAAGAAGAGGTCTGAAGGGGGATATGATTGAAAGGAGCTCGGGACAAATAGAGGAAGGCGGCCGTGTGGTCACCCTTCTCTCCTATAACGTTCACAGCTGCGTTGGTCTAGACAGGCGCCCCGACGCCGACCGCATCGCCAGCATCATCCGCAAGCTGAACCCCGATGTGGTCGGGTTGCAGGAAATTACTAATCGTTTCGGCGGCGCCGAAGAGGCGGCGCAGCTCGAGTTTCTCGCCGCCGCCACCGGGATGAGGGACGTGCCCGGCCCGACGCTCCTTCATGCCCAGGGCGATTACGGCAATGCTCTCCTTACCCGGGGAGAGATGAGATCGGTGCGACGCATCGACCTGAATTTCAGAAGCCGGGAGCCGAGGGGCGCCCTCGATGTCGAACTGGATCTTGACGGATACCCCCTGCGAGTCATCGTGACCCATCTCGGGCTGCGCCCTTCCGAGCGCCGCTTCCAGGTGCGGCGGTTGATCGAACTGTTCGGTGCGTCCCCCGCCCGGCCGCTGGTTCTGATGGGGGACATGAACGAATGGTTCCCCTGGGGAAGGCCCGCCCGCTGGCTTCACCGCTACTTCGGAGGGTTGCCGCTGCTGCGCACCTATCCGACCTCCTTCCCCCTCTTTGCCCTGGACCAGATCCTGGTCTACCCCCGGGAAGCCCTGCGGGGCCTGGAGGTGATCGTCACACCCGAGACAAGGGTCGCCTCCGATCACCTTCCCCTTATGGCGCGGATCGCTCTCCGCTGATAAAAAAACCGAAGCCTTGGGGGCTTCGGTGCATGTCGGGAAAGCTCTGTTTCT is drawn from Desulfuromonas sp. TF and contains these coding sequences:
- a CDS encoding universal stress protein, whose product is MARPEVILAASDLSANSEIALRRAAFIAREHGARLELLHVLENSSSLSLPEGSGDERLFREATREAEERLQRQAEKTVGQDIPLHCGVEVGKDFVVIIRHARQVSAELVVMAAHGSHSIRDRFLGTTPEKVVRKGEFPVLTVRKPPVGAYERVLVATDFSEGSQRALLTTLALAPGARIDLLHVYELWGQGRLALAGGGEDALARYHQMSRGHAETKMDEFLQGIDLAGRQIERHFRHGHPSMLISQMAGELKAELVATGTEGRSGLPYILLGSVAEHVLLHAPCDVLTVRPSDFRFELP
- a CDS encoding cation:proton antiporter, producing MLLENLFYETALILAASAFLGALALKFRQPLIVAFIAVGILVGPSGLDLVGIDERLGLLAEIGIAILLFVVGLKLDLHLIRTMGPVAMATGLGQVAFTSLFGFFIAQALGFSIVGALYVAVALTFSSTIIIVKLLSDKREIDALHGRIAVGFLIVQDIAVILAMIGLTALGAGEATGHLWIDGLLVLLKGAFLIGGVALLMRFVLPYLLPHLARTQELLLLFAIAWAIFLAAVGDFLDFSKEVGAFLAGVSLASTAFRETIASRLVSLRDFLLLFFFIGLGAQLDLSMLEAQVVPALIFSAFVLIGNPLIVMAIMGFMGYRKRTGFLAGLTVAQISEFSLILGALGVSLGHIDRETLGLITLVGLITIGLSTYLILYSHPIYQRISPFLGIFERRVPYREAEEESGGEPEKVDVILFGLGRYGRNIAENLVRRGKRVLAVDFDPEVVSAEPAKGISVRYGAVEDPEILEHLPFRHSRWVVNAIPGREPNLSLLHALREKGYPGKIVLTAHNRSEAETYRQAGANKVLWPFVDAAEQAVDYLTDSREEFTELTPWPVTLEEVKLRPDSLASGKKIGDLSLRSRTGASVVAVDRAGRSHFDPGSDFLLLPGDRLVLLGTEEGLKMARRLLEEVEAEAEEKQKFHVAEIPLDSGSSWSGKTLTELDFRHRHGISVIGLQRGEERILSPSPEETLRPHDILLVLGHPDAIRECLKKANSEERSFRHGSS
- a CDS encoding VTT domain-containing protein: MADPILKTGRNCWRIEPSRRAAFLIDGEAYYSAFAAAVERARRQVLILGWDIDSRVRLFRDDLQHRLPGDLGSFLKEAVSRRRSLHIHILDWDFAMLYALEREMLPIFKFGWGTHRRLHFELDGRHPVGASHHQKIVVVDDKVAFAGGMDLASGRWDTPEHDPTNPRRRDNGKPYLPHHDVQLMVDGPAAAALGELARQRWQRATGKKLRPPRSGPSDPWPPDIGPDMQQVSVGIARTEPPHNGRPGVREIKNFHRDAIAAARSVIYIENQYLTSAAAGDALAERLGEENGPEVIAVVPRECSGWLEESSMGVIRARLLRRLQAADLHGRLRICYPVFKGTDIYIHSKVLVVDDTLLRIGSSNLNNRSMGLDSECDLIMEAGGNAEHRQEIARLRNRLLAEHLGLSSGQVAEMIAEKGSVREAIDALQGSERNLEPLVVEEEDLLEELIPGATLLDPERPVKFEELIKDMVPKEEPESPEKDGKPRMYLLPGAIILALALTAAWRLTPLSEWLDFRTLTEWGQTIGDSVYAPLLVIAAFTIGGLVMFPVTVLILVTALVFGPVIAFIYSLVGSACSGALTFGLGRILGRETVRKLSKGRLNRLSRLLSRRGLLAVTAVRIIPIAPFTVVNLVAGATHIRFRDFFLGTLLGMTPGILAITIFEKGLESAIREPQAKNFILLLVILLSIWVGIWLLRRWISAKEEEV
- a CDS encoding endonuclease/exonuclease/phosphatase family protein; translated protein: MIERSSGQIEEGGRVVTLLSYNVHSCVGLDRRPDADRIASIIRKLNPDVVGLQEITNRFGGAEEAAQLEFLAAATGMRDVPGPTLLHAQGDYGNALLTRGEMRSVRRIDLNFRSREPRGALDVELDLDGYPLRVIVTHLGLRPSERRFQVRRLIELFGASPARPLVLMGDMNEWFPWGRPARWLHRYFGGLPLLRTYPTSFPLFALDQILVYPREALRGLEVIVTPETRVASDHLPLMARIALR